DNA from Desmodus rotundus isolate HL8 chromosome X, HLdesRot8A.1, whole genome shotgun sequence:
TTTCTAACCTGAAGCAAAGCAGATGCACTGTTTAATGGGAATATGTCTCTGTTTAAATGCTTCATTCCACACACTACCACATGATAcagccaggaggaaaaaaaaaaacagattttttttgaaaaatgttttatttaaatgtttttaatcttttacaacaataaaatattatgtcaTATAAACCCCTTGACTAAAACTGTTCACATCAAACATTACagcaaattgttttctttttgacacCCAACTCATCTTTCAAAGAGTCTCCTTTTTAACACAATGcagaatttattgaaaataaataattgctgGCAACTGCAATAGGCAATTTGAATAAAATAGTTGAAAAAGCAACTCTTAATGAAAATAGCGTTTATTATACATCAGttactgaatgaataaactaaatgatctttctttaaattaataaCTTCAAAAACGTTTAATATACAAAACTGTACAATTATAAAGTCGGCAGAAATATTTGGGTTAACTCAGGTTTGAACCATAGCGCTTaactgcaaagaaaaatattgaaacaaaccaaaataaGCCTAACAGTTTTAACATATAAActcaatgtgaaaaaaatatcCCAGAACTAAAACCCAACTACCAACAGAATTCAAAGacttgacaaaaaaagaaaaagggtctGGGATTTGAATTAACTCATGCTCTTGGACCTGCGGCTGGGGGGGCACACAGTGTAGTGGACCAGAGTCCTGGCAGCCCTTACTAGTGCATCCTCAACAAGGGGCCCTAGGCTATCTGGTCCTTAGGTAGTTAGTTTGAAGCTTTGTCTACCACAGCTGAGCCTGGAGGCCCAAGCTAGGTGACCAGCCCGGGCATACAAGCTCCCAGGCAGGTCTGGCAAGCAGCGGCTGGGTGTTGGGTGCTTGGCTAGCCAGTACATGCATGCTCCTTGGGAATGAGGTGTCTCTCTGGACCTGGCATGTGGACTTGAAAGCTAGTTGTAAAGCCACAGCAACTGCATGTTTCTTGAATCTCTACATAGCCTAGCGcgatttttttgtagtttttgttttttgtaaatagTAATAGATACAAACAACTAtctactcacacacacacatttgcacacacgcgcacacgcacacatacacaaaagagataaaaaacagaaatccATACGCCGGGGCGCTCACTAACTAGCTCAATCGTCGCCGTGGACTTTCCGCCAGCTGTGCTTTTTCGAGGCGTGGAGATGGCTCCCCGTGTGAGCTGACTCAGCGACAGTGGTATATACATGGGAAAGGATGTGCTACGGAACTATACCAAAATCCCTGTGACCTTTACCAATCATTTCACTGTTGTTCTACACAGAGCAGAGGAGCGccctcaccacccctccccaaagTTCTCTCATTCAAGGAGCAGGCATTGAACTGGAGGTGAACCGACCTGTGAGGCGCTGACCCAGTCTGTTGCCAGCGTCTCCGGGGCGTCCTCTCCAGCGAAATCAATAGCGTGTAAAGGCAGTCCTTCGCCTGGGAGGGCCGAGGTGGGGTTGCGCTGACGGTTGGCCTGGAGAGGCACCGGGTCCGCAGGGAGCTCCGAGTGCAGGCATTCCGGACCTCAGTAGGTTCAGAAGCCCTCTCAGCTCCTCAAGCGGACATCTATCGCCCGAGCGCTGCCACGGAATCCTTGTCTGGCACCCAGATTTGCGCTGTAGAAGCCCTGCAGGGGCTCCGCAATTCTGGCAGGGAGGGCAGAATCTTTCAAAATCGCCTCTCCACTTCGCACTACTTTGCAAACCCAATCAGCTTGCCTATTCTGCCCATCCTAGGCACTCCGCtcacagggaaaaagaaaacaaaacgaaacaacaattatatatattggtgagattatatatatataaatttatatacatatataaaatctcgTCAATATCATCACCAGCAACTCTTTCCATTGTATCTTCTCGTCTCCTTACAGATTTGGGATGGGGGGTGGTGAGCGAATGGTAGGCACATCTCTCACCCTCCTCCGTCCAGCCTCCCCTCCCTTTTctaagcaattaaaaaaacatcagctcaatgaaggaataataataatagcaataataatgtgAAGTGGTCGATTAGATACAAATCATCTCACAAATATTGTGTACAGCTTGTAGTAAAACACCGCAGACATTTAGAAATGctatagaagtttttaaaaatgcaaaactagTCTATTGTAAAACAGATTTCACCTGAAATACAGCTGCTATAACCAAGGCGCTGAAAGGTTATTCAGAGGCACACATctgtcttcccacctccctcccccatccctatCCCAACCCCAAGTTACCCCACTCCTTGCTCTTCCTAGAGAGGAGTAACCAAACAATTCTTACTCAAAGTAAACAATATATATTGATCAACAGAAAAGGTTGGAGAGCACTGTTCCTCAGCCAGCGAGGGATATGAAGTTCCCGCTTGGACTGCTTAATGAAACCGTGTATCAGTGTTAAGAAGCCTTGAATGCATGTGTGTTTCCTTTCTTAATATAAGTTAGAATCCCCTGttaaaaaggggggtggggagaaagaaaagaaaagagagacagagacagagacagagacacagagaggtctAGAAAGATAACAATAATAAAGCTGGAGTGAAAGGAAGGgaatcagagagaaagagagatccgCGCTGCTCCCAGTGCGGAGGGTCACTTGCTCCCTTCCTGCAATCAGAGATCATGGCAGGACGTGTCTGTTTTCACGGTGTGAGAATAAACCTCATGTGGCTGCTGTTCCCCTGGTGgagtcattcttttttctttctgtcttcgaTTACAGAACCAGACACGCACCACTTCTTTCTCCAACTGGAGGCTGTCTGCCAGCGAGGAAATCTCCTGCGCGGCAGGCTTGGGACACTTGAGGAAATGCGTCTCCAGTACACCCTTGACACTCACCTCGATGGAGGTTCGCTTCTTGCGCTTTCGGCCCTGTGCGGCGATCTTGTCAATGCTGGTCGGACTCCCTGTGGACGAATCAGCCTCCTCCAGCCACTTGTTCAGCAGCGGCTTCAGCTTGCACATGTTTTTGAAGCTCAGTTGCAAGGCCTCGAACCTGCAGATGGTGGTCTGCGAAAACACGTTGCCATACAGTGTGCCTAGCGCCAGCCCCACATCAGCCTGCGTGAAACCCAACTTGATTCTTCTTTGTTTGAACTGTTTAGCGAACTGTTCCAACTCATCCGAGGTTGGTGTCTCTTCGTCCGAGTGGTCCTGGCAGTGGTGCGAGGCTAGGTCGCTGTGGTCTGGGGGCTCCCGGAGCACTGGGTGTAAGCTCTGTGCCGAGGCAGAGGCCGGCGGTGGGGTGAGCCCCCCGTGCTCCAGCATGCCACTGACGGTGAAGCCTGGCTGCGAGTACACGTTAAGGGGTTGGCTGCTCGACGTGATGGACGGGTTTGGAGCTGGGCTCGTCCCCCAGGCATTGGGGTGGTTAGTGTGCGGAGAGTGGTGGGCGACGTGAGGCGAGCGGTGATGGATGATCGCGCCGAGCTGTAGGTCTTCGCGCCCTGGTTTCACATCCTGCTGGTCCAAGGGGCTGGTGGCCAGTGTGGAGGACCATGGGCCTCCGTCGGTCAGACTGGTCACCCAATGATGCCCAAGGGGATGCCCATTGCTAGGAACTCCCTGCAAGTAATcactttggagaagtttctgagGGTTTCGAAAAGGACTTCCCTGCTGCATGCCCGCAGAGTCCGCATGGACCAGAGAGCTGGAACTGAGAATGCTGTAGGGATTCGACGCAGCTGTGGCCATGGTCGGTGAGGATCCCCTACTAGTTATAATGTGGCAAAGGGAGCAGCTTCAGCCTTTGACATCTATCGTGCTGGGGAGCCAGAGCAGCCAGAGCGAGTTACAGGCATCCACCTCGGCCAATCATGGTGCATCCCAGCCTGGCCTGCCACGGGTTCAACCAATGGTGGTGCAGGAGGCTGGGCTAGTTTTCCAAATTAAGCTGGCGAAGCTCTGAGAGTTTCAGGGAGACCCAAGCAGGAAGTGAATCAAATGTTTCTGCTCCATTGGCTGCTTCGCTCTGAGTGGCGGCAGCAGCTTATTTGGTTATaccattaccaccaccaccaccaccaccatcaccacttccaccacctccaccaccaccatttaCTTTGCCTGTGTtggtagtgggggtggggagggaagaatgagagggatgtgtgtgtttgtgtatgtgtttggagGCTGATGGGGGTGAGGCGGCAAACTGgctttagaatttattttagattatttagGTTAACCCAAATAGAGAacgaaaaaatataaagaaaacagtataaCCAGTTTAAATGTCATATATATCTTAGTGGACATGGGATTTTCTCACATTCATTTGACTTACTAGTTAGTTGTGTACAGAGGAATGCAAAACAAAACCTTGCTGCAAAGTTTGAGGAAAGGAACGTCTTCGATGGGAACCAGAATCTATAGACTGAAGCCCATGGTTCCAATAAGAGTTATTTTGGcttatgtatttcattttacatttataagaaACTCAATACCAAGGTCAGAAAGCATCTAAGACATGCCCAGTTTCTTCTggtgaaaaaaaatgctttaaggCATGACGAACTGGAAGATTCTGGGAAAGTAAAATCAAATGTGATACTGTCAACATTCACTTATTTTGAAGTTTGCCTCCCCAAACAGTTGGTTAATTGGAAGACTTGGTTTTTATTATGGCTCTATGTCAGCTCCCATCAGCGGTCCCACAACTTCTGTCAGAGGCAGTGCTTGCTGAAGCTGGCAGCCCTTCCTCACACTCACCGCAGACTCTCAGCCGACCTACTCCCAATAGGTATGCAGGGCAACGTTCGGGCCACCGCGCCTGAT
Protein-coding regions in this window:
- the POU3F4 gene encoding POU domain, class 3, transcription factor 4 is translated as MATAASNPYSILSSSSLVHADSAGMQQGSPFRNPQKLLQSDYLQGVPSNGHPLGHHWVTSLTDGGPWSSTLATSPLDQQDVKPGREDLQLGAIIHHRSPHVAHHSPHTNHPNAWGTSPAPNPSITSSSQPLNVYSQPGFTVSGMLEHGGLTPPPASASAQSLHPVLREPPDHSDLASHHCQDHSDEETPTSDELEQFAKQFKQRRIKLGFTQADVGLALGTLYGNVFSQTTICRFEALQLSFKNMCKLKPLLNKWLEEADSSTGSPTSIDKIAAQGRKRKKRTSIEVSVKGVLETHFLKCPKPAAQEISSLADSLQLEKEVVRVWFCNRRQKEKRMTPPGEQQPHEVYSHTVKTDTSCHDL